From the genome of Azospira restricta, one region includes:
- a CDS encoding LysR family transcriptional regulator, which translates to MDKLRAMETFVRIVEAGSLTAAAAALDTSLTSVVRSLATLEGALGTRLLNRTTRRIALTDEGREYFARCRRVLAEVEEAEAALSARQATPAGRLAITAPVMFGRLHVGPVLSDFLAVHPAVHAELMLFDRVVDLLDEGMDAAIRIGHLRDSSLVAVPLGTTRRVVCASPAYLRRAGTPRRPEDLAGHRCLQFLGVAPGSEWEFAGGDDGGKTIRVPIKGLLATNQINVALDACGKGLGCGMFLDYQVRDALAAGTLRRVLQDFEPPPIPVQLVYPHSRLLSSRLRSFVDWAVPRLRQRLADG; encoded by the coding sequence ATGGACAAGCTGCGGGCCATGGAGACCTTTGTGCGCATCGTCGAGGCGGGCAGCCTGACGGCTGCCGCCGCCGCGCTCGACACCTCGCTGACCTCGGTGGTGCGCTCGCTGGCAACGCTCGAAGGCGCACTCGGCACGCGCCTGCTCAACCGCACGACGCGCCGCATCGCGCTGACCGACGAGGGGCGCGAGTACTTCGCGCGCTGCCGGCGCGTGCTGGCCGAAGTCGAGGAAGCCGAGGCCGCCCTCTCGGCGCGGCAGGCGACGCCGGCCGGCCGGCTGGCGATCACCGCGCCGGTAATGTTCGGCCGCCTGCACGTCGGGCCGGTGCTCAGCGACTTCCTCGCCGTTCATCCGGCGGTCCATGCCGAACTGATGCTCTTCGACCGCGTCGTCGACCTGCTCGACGAAGGCATGGACGCGGCGATCCGCATCGGCCACCTGCGCGACTCGTCGCTGGTCGCCGTGCCGCTCGGCACGACGCGCCGCGTCGTCTGCGCCAGCCCGGCCTACCTGCGCCGCGCCGGCACGCCGCGGCGGCCGGAGGACCTGGCCGGGCACCGCTGCCTGCAGTTCCTCGGCGTCGCCCCCGGCAGCGAATGGGAATTCGCCGGCGGCGACGACGGCGGCAAAACGATCCGCGTGCCGATCAAGGGCCTGCTCGCCACCAACCAGATCAACGTCGCCCTCGATGCCTGCGGCAAGGGGCTCGGCTGCGGGATGTTCCTCGACTACCAGGTGCGCGACGCGCTCGCCGCCGGCACGCTGCGGCGGGTGCTGCAGGATTTCGAACCGCCGCCGATCCCGGTGCAGCTGGTCTACCCGCACTCGCGCCTGCTTTCCTCGCGCCTGCGCAGCTTCGTCGACTGGGCGGTGCCGCGGTTGCGGCAGCGGCTGGCGGACGGCTAA
- a CDS encoding pyridoxamine 5'-phosphate oxidase family protein, translated as MPRRFAQLTFTASVQAAQARYGTRAQAERYAAGGSDNSELGAREREFIAARDSFYLATVGDTGWPYVQHRGGNPGFLKVLGPTTLAFADFRGNLQYQSVGNLGGNDRVCLILVDYPQRRRLKLLGHARVLDLAAASDAALAALWQLPAGDAEAPVERVLLIEVAAFDWNCARHITPRYSERELSSLLDPLHQRIARLEAQLRELGGAEP; from the coding sequence ATGCCTCGACGCTTCGCGCAACTGACCTTCACCGCCAGCGTGCAAGCGGCGCAGGCGCGCTACGGCACGCGTGCGCAGGCCGAGCGCTACGCCGCCGGCGGCAGCGACAACAGCGAACTCGGCGCACGCGAACGCGAGTTCATCGCTGCGCGCGACAGCTTCTACCTGGCCACCGTCGGCGACACCGGCTGGCCGTACGTCCAGCATCGCGGCGGCAACCCCGGCTTCCTCAAGGTGCTCGGCCCGACAACGCTGGCCTTCGCCGATTTCCGCGGCAACCTGCAGTACCAGAGCGTCGGCAACCTCGGCGGCAACGACCGCGTCTGCCTGATCCTGGTCGACTATCCGCAGCGCCGCCGCCTCAAGCTGCTCGGCCATGCCCGCGTGCTCGACCTGGCCGCGGCCAGCGACGCGGCGCTGGCCGCGCTCTGGCAACTGCCGGCCGGCGACGCCGAGGCGCCGGTCGAGCGCGTGCTGCTGATCGAGGTCGCGGCCTTCGACTGGAACTGCGCCCGCCACATCACGCCGCGCTACAGCGAGCGCGAGCTGTCGTCGCTGCTCGATCCCCTGCACCAGCGCATCGCGCGGCTCGAAGCGCAGCTGCGCGAGCTGGGCGGCGCCGAGCCGTGA
- a CDS encoding glutathione S-transferase family protein: MQLYDLELSGNCYKVRLFAALAQIPLDIVAVDFLAGAHKKPPLIDFNPWGEIPILVDGEVVLRDSQAILVYLAAKYAGESWLPRDAAGLGEVMQWLSTAANEVQNGPASARLVDKFGYALDKADTLKRAARILPLLDAHLARHPWLALARPTIADCAVFPYVALAPEGGVSLADYPHIRQWIARVKALPNFLAMPGV; encoded by the coding sequence ATGCAGCTGTACGATCTGGAGTTGTCGGGCAATTGCTACAAGGTTCGCCTGTTCGCCGCGCTGGCGCAGATTCCGCTGGACATCGTGGCGGTCGACTTCCTCGCCGGCGCGCACAAGAAGCCGCCGCTGATCGACTTCAACCCCTGGGGCGAGATTCCGATCCTGGTCGACGGCGAGGTGGTGCTGCGCGATTCGCAGGCGATCCTCGTCTACCTGGCCGCCAAGTACGCCGGCGAAAGCTGGCTGCCGCGCGACGCGGCCGGCCTCGGCGAGGTCATGCAGTGGCTGTCGACCGCCGCCAACGAGGTGCAGAACGGGCCGGCGTCGGCGCGCCTGGTCGACAAGTTCGGCTACGCGCTGGACAAGGCCGACACGCTGAAGCGCGCGGCGCGCATCCTGCCGCTGCTCGACGCCCACCTGGCGCGTCACCCGTGGCTGGCGCTGGCGCGGCCGACGATCGCTGACTGCGCCGTCTTCCCCTACGTCGCGCTGGCGCCGGAAGGCGGCGTCTCGCTCGCCGATTACCCGCATATCCGGCAATGGATCGCGCGGGTCAAGGCGCTACCGAATTTCCTCGCGATGCCCGGCGTCTGA
- a CDS encoding ATP synthase subunit C — protein MKTEKTRTLLIGALAAFTALVGVAATLLLFPDALAATPAAAAAVAGEEAAWGLLGAALATGMSALGAGIAVGKLGAAAVGALAEKPELFGRLLIFVGLAEGIAIYGLIVSILILNRLA, from the coding sequence ATGAAAACTGAAAAAACACGAACGCTGCTGATCGGCGCGCTCGCCGCGTTCACCGCGCTGGTCGGCGTCGCCGCGACGCTGCTGCTGTTCCCCGATGCGCTCGCCGCGACGCCGGCGGCGGCCGCTGCCGTGGCCGGCGAGGAGGCGGCGTGGGGGCTGCTCGGCGCCGCGCTCGCCACCGGCATGTCGGCGCTCGGCGCCGGCATCGCCGTCGGCAAGCTCGGTGCGGCGGCGGTCGGCGCGCTCGCCGAGAAGCCCGAGCTGTTCGGCCGCCTGCTGATCTTCGTCGGGCTGGCCGAGGGGATCGCCATCTACGGGCTGATCGTGTCGATCCTGATCCTCAACCGGCTGGCCTGA
- a CDS encoding V-type ATP synthase subunit A, giving the protein MSRATIESIAGPVLRARCAGAFAVGEAVAVGAAGLLGEVVRLDGELLVAQVYEDTSGLKPGDALAGSGGPLSVRLGPGLLGGIFDGLLRPLAGLDTPFIAPGLRPAPARRFAFTPAVAPGQRLAGGAIFGFVAAARRLCCLVPPGLAGEVIDIAAAGDYADDAPLCRLRDAQGGEHALSMCQQWPVRQPRPAARRLPTEAPLLTGQRVLDTLFPVALGGKAAIPGGFGTGKTVLLEALVKACSADIIVYLGCGERGNEMAGALEEMAALVDAKSGRPMAERTVIVANTSNMPVAAREASIYCAATIAEFFRDQGLDVALMADSTSRWAEALREVSGRLGELPGEGGYPAYLGSRLAEFYERAARVETLAGETGSLTLLGSISPQAGDFSEPVTAHTTRYVRSFWALDAKRAQARFYPAIHPLQSYSEDALAVAGWWGAVHAALPGEASAPAGNDWERLRRRVLSLLDEEARLQRMARIVGKDALQPRQRLTLLCAEVVGEGFLRQSAFSPNDRVCGPARQALMLRTLGRFLDLAEAAVARGASPEEVAALPVLRPLQRMGEEIAEGDAAAFTALVAALAEQLGGLAAGGAKEGGDAAAA; this is encoded by the coding sequence ATGAGCCGCGCGACCATCGAATCGATCGCCGGGCCGGTGCTGCGCGCCCGCTGCGCCGGCGCCTTCGCCGTCGGCGAGGCGGTCGCGGTCGGCGCCGCCGGCCTGCTCGGCGAGGTCGTCCGCCTCGACGGCGAGCTGCTGGTCGCGCAGGTCTACGAGGACACCAGCGGCCTGAAGCCGGGCGACGCGCTCGCCGGCAGCGGCGGGCCGCTTTCGGTGCGCCTCGGCCCGGGGCTCTTGGGCGGCATCTTCGACGGCCTGTTGCGCCCGCTCGCCGGACTCGACACCCCGTTCATCGCGCCCGGCCTGCGCCCGGCGCCGGCGCGGCGCTTCGCCTTCACGCCGGCGGTCGCGCCCGGGCAGCGGCTGGCCGGCGGCGCCATCTTCGGCTTCGTCGCTGCCGCGCGCCGGCTGTGCTGCCTGGTGCCGCCGGGCCTCGCCGGCGAGGTGATCGACATCGCCGCCGCCGGCGACTACGCCGACGACGCGCCGCTGTGCCGCCTGCGCGACGCGCAGGGTGGCGAGCACGCGCTGTCGATGTGCCAGCAGTGGCCGGTGCGGCAGCCGCGGCCGGCGGCGCGCCGGCTGCCGACCGAGGCGCCGCTGCTGACCGGGCAGCGCGTGCTCGACACGCTGTTCCCGGTGGCGCTCGGCGGCAAGGCGGCGATCCCCGGCGGCTTCGGCACCGGCAAGACGGTTCTGCTCGAGGCGCTGGTCAAGGCCTGCAGCGCCGACATCATCGTCTACCTCGGCTGCGGCGAGCGCGGCAACGAGATGGCCGGCGCGCTGGAGGAGATGGCGGCGCTGGTCGATGCGAAGAGCGGGCGGCCGATGGCCGAGCGCACGGTGATCGTCGCCAACACCTCGAACATGCCGGTCGCCGCGCGCGAGGCGAGCATCTACTGCGCGGCGACGATCGCCGAGTTCTTCCGCGACCAGGGGCTCGACGTCGCGCTGATGGCCGACTCGACCAGCCGCTGGGCGGAGGCGCTGCGCGAGGTCTCCGGACGGCTCGGCGAGCTGCCCGGCGAGGGCGGCTATCCGGCCTACCTCGGCAGCCGGCTGGCCGAGTTCTACGAGCGCGCGGCGCGGGTCGAGACGCTCGCCGGCGAGACCGGCTCGCTGACGCTGCTCGGTTCGATCAGCCCGCAGGCCGGCGACTTCTCCGAGCCGGTGACCGCGCACACCACGCGCTACGTGCGCAGCTTCTGGGCGCTCGACGCGAAGCGCGCGCAGGCCCGCTTCTATCCGGCGATCCATCCGCTGCAGTCGTATTCCGAGGACGCGCTGGCGGTCGCCGGCTGGTGGGGTGCGGTGCATGCCGCGTTGCCGGGCGAGGCCTCGGCGCCGGCCGGCAACGACTGGGAGCGCCTGCGCCGGCGCGTGTTGAGCCTGCTCGACGAGGAGGCGCGGCTGCAGCGCATGGCGCGCATCGTCGGCAAGGATGCGCTGCAGCCGCGGCAGCGGCTGACGCTGTTGTGCGCCGAGGTGGTCGGCGAGGGCTTCCTGCGCCAGTCGGCGTTCTCGCCGAACGACCGCGTCTGCGGCCCGGCGCGGCAGGCGCTGATGCTGCGCACGCTCGGCCGCTTCCTCGACCTCGCCGAGGCCGCGGTGGCGCGCGGCGCGAGCCCCGAGGAAGTCGCCGCGCTGCCCGTGCTGCGCCCGCTGCAGCGCATGGGCGAGGAGATCGCCGAGGGCGACGCCGCGGCCTTCACGGCGCTGGTGGCGGCGCTGGCGGAACAGCTCGGCGGGCTCGCCGCCGGCGGCGCGAAGGAGGGCGGCGATGCGGCCGCGGCTTAG
- a CDS encoding V-type ATP synthase subunit B yields the protein MRPRLSLARAARRLEGPLLFLARQVEVGYNEAVEVVGGDGSARLGRVAAVDRETIVVELLEAGAGLDLAGTVVRFPGEPLHFGVGPGLLGRVFDGVGRPLDGGAPLPVAARLRIDGLPLNPVARATPRDFIETGVTAIDLMNSLVRGQKLPLFSGGGLPHDRIAVAVARHARLRGAAAAEDFAIVFAGIGVPHDTAEFFRRSLEESGALARSALFLNLAGDPSTQRLLTPRFALTAAEYLAFVEGRHVLVILTDMTAYCEALREVAGARGEVPARKGFPGYMYSDLASLYERAGCVRGRPGTLTQLPILSMPSDDIGHPVPDLSGYITEGQIVLSRTLDRAGVWPPIDVLPSLSRLMKDGTGAGFTDADHPALASQLYAAYARAGQARLLASVVGEDGLSDADRRYLAFGRRFEHELIHQDAPRSLEESMRGGWRLLAGLPRAELTRLSDAQIAAHLGGDTS from the coding sequence ATGCGGCCGCGGCTTAGCCTCGCGCGCGCCGCGCGGCGGCTGGAGGGGCCGCTGCTCTTCCTCGCGCGCCAGGTCGAGGTCGGCTACAACGAGGCGGTCGAGGTCGTCGGCGGCGACGGCTCGGCGCGGCTCGGCCGCGTCGCCGCGGTCGACCGCGAGACGATCGTCGTCGAGCTGCTCGAAGCCGGCGCCGGCCTCGACCTCGCCGGGACGGTGGTGCGCTTCCCCGGCGAGCCGCTGCACTTCGGCGTCGGCCCCGGCCTGCTCGGCCGCGTCTTCGACGGCGTCGGCCGCCCGCTCGACGGCGGCGCGCCGCTGCCGGTGGCGGCGCGGCTGCGCATCGACGGCCTGCCGCTGAACCCGGTGGCGCGGGCGACGCCGCGCGACTTCATCGAGACCGGCGTGACCGCGATCGACCTGATGAACAGCCTGGTGCGCGGCCAGAAGCTGCCCCTTTTTTCCGGCGGCGGCCTGCCGCACGACCGCATCGCGGTCGCCGTCGCCCGCCACGCGCGGCTGCGCGGCGCCGCGGCGGCCGAGGATTTCGCGATCGTCTTCGCCGGCATCGGCGTGCCGCACGACACCGCCGAGTTCTTCCGCCGCAGCCTGGAGGAGAGCGGCGCGCTGGCGCGCTCGGCGCTGTTCCTCAACCTCGCCGGCGACCCGAGCACGCAGCGCCTGTTGACGCCGCGCTTCGCGCTCACCGCCGCCGAGTACCTGGCCTTCGTCGAGGGCCGCCACGTGCTGGTCATCCTCACCGACATGACCGCCTACTGCGAGGCGCTGCGCGAGGTCGCCGGCGCCCGCGGCGAGGTGCCGGCGCGGAAGGGCTTCCCCGGCTACATGTACTCCGACCTCGCCAGCCTCTACGAGCGCGCCGGCTGCGTGCGCGGCCGGCCCGGCACGCTGACGCAGCTGCCGATCCTGAGCATGCCCTCGGACGACATTGGCCACCCGGTGCCCGACCTCTCCGGCTATATCACCGAGGGGCAGATCGTCCTCTCGCGCACGCTCGACCGCGCCGGCGTCTGGCCGCCGATCGACGTGCTGCCCAGTCTCTCGCGGCTGATGAAGGACGGCACCGGCGCCGGCTTCACCGACGCCGATCATCCGGCGCTCGCCAGTCAGCTGTACGCCGCCTACGCGCGCGCCGGCCAGGCGCGGCTGCTGGCCAGCGTCGTCGGCGAGGACGGCCTGTCGGACGCCGACCGCCGCTACCTCGCCTTCGGCCGCCGCTTCGAGCACGAGCTGATCCACCAGGACGCGCCGCGCAGCCTGGAGGAAAGCATGCGCGGCGGCTGGCGGCTGCTCGCCGGGCTGCCGCGCGCCGAGCTGACGCGCCTGTCGGATGCGCAGATCGCTGCGCACCTCGGCGGGGATACGTCATGA
- a CDS encoding V-type ATP synthase subunit D: MNEGSPTRSRLIALAEERRAMQEGYVFLDEKCLLLAGEMLRELQRHDALAQTFAAAQRTAADALRAALARHGLEGLSVYPPARAGSLALTLSASALMGIPLHRAELAATPGSAPPAVFPSPEAEACRTAFVALAQAATALAPVVGNLARLLREYRRTVRRASSLHDIVLPELEAEVAAIAGQLEELERDEALWIRGARRGS, translated from the coding sequence ATGAACGAAGGCTCGCCGACGCGCAGCCGGCTGATCGCGCTCGCCGAGGAGCGGCGCGCGATGCAGGAGGGCTACGTCTTCCTCGACGAGAAATGCCTGCTGCTCGCCGGCGAGATGCTGCGCGAACTGCAGCGCCACGACGCGCTGGCGCAGACCTTCGCCGCCGCACAGCGGACGGCGGCGGACGCGCTGCGCGCGGCGCTGGCGCGGCACGGGCTGGAAGGGCTCTCGGTCTATCCGCCGGCGCGCGCCGGCAGCCTCGCGCTCACGCTCTCGGCGAGCGCGCTGATGGGCATCCCGCTGCACCGCGCCGAGCTCGCCGCAACGCCCGGCAGCGCGCCGCCGGCGGTCTTCCCGTCGCCCGAGGCGGAGGCCTGCCGAACCGCCTTCGTCGCGCTGGCGCAGGCCGCGACGGCGCTGGCGCCGGTCGTCGGCAACCTCGCCCGCCTGCTCCGCGAATATCGGCGCACGGTACGCCGCGCCTCGTCGCTGCACGACATCGTGCTGCCCGAACTGGAGGCCGAAGTCGCGGCGATCGCCGGCCAGCTCGAGGAGCTGGAGCGCGATGAGGCGCTGTGGATACGCGGAGCGCGGCGCGGGTCGTGA
- a CDS encoding HNH endonuclease signature motif containing protein yields the protein MLLESGYKCGNPGCRNVLTLDLHHIEWVRDGGGNDPSNLVPLCGYCHDLHTRGHIPASAIRVWKAVLTALNTPNRTTVDTLLHLKRLSGDSIGQHAVYSGGDLLQLAPLINGGLVSAEGTQAGSGSAGRPPFAVFRVLLTQKGQDLVEAWIAGSSERLANSLSPEVGYPPLEPSAEERSGSAANY from the coding sequence GTGCTTTTGGAATCTGGGTACAAATGTGGAAATCCCGGATGTCGAAATGTTCTCACGTTGGATTTGCATCACATCGAGTGGGTACGCGACGGAGGGGGGAATGACCCAAGCAACCTAGTCCCCTTATGCGGCTATTGCCATGATTTGCACACGCGGGGTCATATTCCTGCATCGGCAATTCGTGTGTGGAAAGCAGTCTTGACTGCGCTTAATACGCCAAATCGAACCACGGTGGACACCTTGCTCCATCTAAAGCGCCTCAGCGGAGATTCGATTGGGCAACACGCCGTGTATTCAGGAGGGGATTTGTTGCAATTGGCACCACTAATCAATGGAGGACTAGTATCGGCTGAAGGAACTCAGGCTGGTAGCGGTAGCGCAGGTCGGCCACCGTTTGCTGTCTTCCGAGTCTTACTCACTCAGAAGGGTCAGGACCTCGTCGAGGCATGGATCGCAGGGAGTTCCGAACGCTTAGCCAACTCACTATCACCCGAGGTTGGCTACCCGCCGCTGGAGCCGAGCGCTGAAGAGCGCAGCGGCTCAGCGGCAAACTATTAG
- a CDS encoding BrnT family toxin → MIALAPKTGILYYVAFVDRGKVRRIISLRRANRREVKHYVENF, encoded by the coding sequence ATGATCGCGCTCGCGCCAAAGACCGGGATTCTGTACTACGTGGCGTTTGTGGATCGTGGCAAAGTGCGAAGGATCATCAGCCTTCGCCGCGCCAATCGACGTGAGGTGAAACACTATGTCGAGAACTTCTAA
- a CDS encoding BrnA antitoxin family protein, with product MPTVEEDRAITAAARSDPDAQPLTPKQLKTMVPLKALRGRPKSENKKLLVSVRYSPEVIAYFKSTGEGWQSLMDSVLRKYVARHSRSA from the coding sequence ATGCCTACCGTGGAAGAGGACAGGGCCATTACCGCAGCGGCCAGGAGTGATCCTGATGCACAGCCGCTCACGCCCAAGCAACTGAAGACCATGGTTCCGCTGAAGGCCCTGCGTGGCCGGCCGAAATCCGAGAACAAGAAGCTGCTCGTATCCGTGCGCTACAGCCCCGAGGTCATTGCGTACTTCAAGTCCACCGGAGAGGGTTGGCAATCGCTCATGGACAGCGTGCTGCGCAAGTACGTGGCGCGCCATTCGCGTAGCGCGTAA
- a CDS encoding M48 family metallopeptidase — protein MKRRRLLLAGAACCAGAHTAAAWAETLGYAAPERFARPDVATDEGGLWAMMDREERNLRRSPLLLRDPKLRNYVQDIACRLGGEHCPDIRVHLVRTPLFNASMAPNGMMQVWSGLLLRAENEAQLAAVIGHEIGHYLQRHSVERLRDLKAKSAFGQFIGLFGVVGAVGQLALLASAFAYSRDHEREADRIGAVLMHNAGYDVAESAKVWGNLLAEARARLGKEPEESSPLFATHPSSPERRETLAGYAAVLPGGGTGEEAFVRHTGPFLAEWLQDEVKRGQYAESLVLFTRMLERRRAAPLVQFHRGEAFRLRGENGDLERALDDYRAAAAAPDAPPPAFRGIGLVARQRGQAAEARQAFARYLELAPDAPDAALIRNYLSELES, from the coding sequence ATGAAGCGCCGCCGCCTGCTGCTCGCCGGCGCCGCCTGCTGCGCCGGCGCCCACACCGCCGCGGCCTGGGCGGAGACGCTCGGCTACGCGGCGCCCGAGCGCTTCGCGCGGCCCGACGTCGCCACCGACGAGGGCGGGCTGTGGGCGATGATGGACCGCGAGGAGCGCAACCTGCGGCGCAGCCCGCTGCTGCTGCGCGATCCCAAGCTCAGGAACTACGTCCAGGACATCGCCTGCCGGCTGGGCGGCGAGCATTGCCCGGACATCCGCGTGCATCTGGTGCGCACGCCGCTGTTCAACGCCAGCATGGCGCCGAACGGCATGATGCAGGTGTGGAGCGGCCTGCTGCTGCGCGCCGAGAACGAGGCGCAGCTCGCTGCGGTGATCGGCCACGAGATCGGCCACTACCTGCAGCGGCATTCGGTCGAGCGCCTGCGCGACCTCAAGGCGAAGTCGGCGTTCGGCCAGTTCATCGGGCTCTTCGGCGTCGTCGGCGCGGTCGGGCAGCTGGCGCTGCTGGCCAGCGCCTTCGCCTACAGCCGCGACCACGAGCGCGAGGCCGACCGCATCGGCGCCGTGCTGATGCACAACGCCGGCTACGACGTCGCGGAATCGGCCAAGGTCTGGGGCAACCTGCTCGCCGAGGCGCGCGCGCGGCTGGGCAAGGAGCCGGAGGAATCGAGCCCGCTCTTCGCCACGCACCCGTCGTCGCCGGAGCGGCGCGAGACGCTGGCCGGCTACGCGGCGGTGCTGCCCGGCGGCGGCACCGGCGAGGAGGCCTTCGTCCGCCACACCGGACCCTTTCTCGCGGAATGGCTGCAGGACGAGGTCAAGCGCGGCCAGTACGCGGAGAGCCTGGTCTTGTTCACGCGCATGCTCGAGCGGCGGCGCGCGGCGCCGTTGGTGCAGTTCCACCGCGGTGAGGCCTTCCGCCTGCGCGGCGAGAACGGCGACCTCGAGCGCGCACTCGACGACTACCGCGCCGCGGCGGCAGCGCCGGACGCGCCGCCGCCGGCCTTCCGCGGCATCGGCCTGGTCGCCCGCCAGCGCGGGCAGGCGGCCGAGGCGCGCCAGGCCTTCGCGCGCTACCTCGAACTCGCGCCGGATGCGCCGGACGCGGCCTTGATCAGGAACTACCTGTCGGAGCTGGAATCATGA
- a CDS encoding C1 family peptidase: protein MTTQSGRPVRNANRDAFDRRDLIYSAPLVELPATLLPNWDWIEPLDQGKQGACTGFGLAAAINFLLAARRCARARGPEERVSARMLFQMARRYDQWAGENYDWSSARGAMKGWFRTGVCSEALWPNKPAGNGGDRLTRERQLDALRTPLGAYYRILPRRNDVHAALVEAGVVYAVADTHDGWDEAVGAEAIDYQPGAGGGGGHAFAIVGYTADGFLVQNSWGRDWGGFKDADGRRRAGVALWRYADFDANVWDLWVARLALPVESLAALGAGGYRAKPGGGREKVSGPPQHEIRGHYLHIDDGQYDPRGRYPSDAGEVDEIVGRLVDGGTRHLLLFAHGGLNTVDGAATRVARWQPVFADNGIAELHFIWETGFLAELRDVLLGKERFVEERVAGVSDWWDDWVERASQPLGHALWHEMRSDAEVAFAGRSAAGRHFVDALVKRLAASGQPPQVHLVCHSAGAIWMGHLLDAWRRAGGPAIDNLILFAPACTVDFFFDKYAALPDTLLKTMRLFQLDDDTERDDNVAVVYRKSLLYLVSRAFEEKGRVVPLLGMAKHAAAVDARLAANHPGKTLQRFVTGTHPQQTRADSHGGFDNDPFTMNHMLQLVLGGPPPRPFAAADLDGY from the coding sequence ATGACCACCCAATCCGGGCGCCCCGTGCGCAACGCCAACCGCGACGCCTTCGACCGGCGCGACCTGATCTATTCGGCACCGCTGGTCGAGCTGCCGGCGACGCTGCTGCCGAACTGGGACTGGATCGAGCCGCTCGACCAGGGCAAGCAGGGCGCCTGCACCGGCTTCGGGCTGGCGGCGGCGATCAACTTCCTGCTCGCCGCCCGCCGCTGCGCCCGCGCCAGGGGGCCGGAGGAGCGCGTCAGCGCGCGCATGCTGTTCCAGATGGCCCGGCGCTACGACCAGTGGGCCGGCGAAAACTACGACTGGTCGAGCGCGCGCGGCGCGATGAAGGGCTGGTTCCGGACCGGCGTCTGCTCCGAGGCGCTGTGGCCGAACAAGCCGGCGGGCAACGGCGGCGACCGGCTGACGCGCGAGCGCCAGCTCGATGCCCTGCGCACGCCGCTCGGCGCCTACTACCGCATCCTGCCGCGGCGCAATGACGTGCATGCGGCGCTGGTCGAGGCCGGCGTCGTCTACGCGGTCGCCGACACCCACGACGGCTGGGACGAGGCCGTCGGCGCCGAGGCGATCGACTACCAGCCCGGCGCCGGCGGGGGCGGCGGCCACGCCTTCGCCATCGTCGGCTACACCGCCGACGGCTTTCTCGTGCAGAACTCGTGGGGCCGCGACTGGGGCGGCTTCAAGGACGCCGACGGCCGGCGCCGCGCCGGCGTCGCGCTGTGGCGCTACGCCGACTTCGACGCCAACGTCTGGGACCTCTGGGTGGCGCGCCTGGCGCTGCCGGTCGAGTCGCTGGCGGCGCTGGGCGCAGGCGGCTACCGGGCGAAGCCCGGCGGCGGCCGCGAGAAGGTGTCCGGGCCGCCGCAGCACGAAATCCGCGGCCACTACCTGCACATCGACGACGGCCAGTACGACCCGCGGGGCCGCTACCCGAGCGACGCCGGCGAGGTCGACGAGATCGTCGGCCGGCTGGTCGACGGCGGCACGCGGCACCTGCTGCTCTTCGCGCACGGCGGCCTCAACACCGTCGACGGCGCGGCGACGCGGGTCGCCCGCTGGCAGCCGGTGTTCGCCGACAACGGCATCGCCGAGCTGCACTTCATCTGGGAGACCGGCTTCCTCGCCGAGTTGCGCGACGTGCTGCTCGGCAAGGAACGCTTCGTCGAGGAGCGCGTCGCCGGCGTTTCCGACTGGTGGGACGACTGGGTCGAGCGCGCCAGCCAGCCGCTCGGCCACGCGCTGTGGCACGAGATGCGCAGCGACGCCGAAGTCGCCTTCGCCGGCCGCAGCGCCGCCGGCCGCCATTTCGTCGACGCGCTGGTGAAGAGGCTGGCGGCGAGCGGGCAGCCGCCGCAGGTGCACCTCGTCTGCCACAGCGCCGGCGCCATCTGGATGGGGCACCTGCTCGACGCCTGGCGCCGCGCCGGCGGCCCGGCGATCGACAACCTGATCCTCTTCGCGCCGGCGTGCACCGTCGACTTCTTCTTCGACAAATACGCCGCGCTGCCCGATACGCTGCTGAAGACGATGCGCCTCTTCCAGCTCGACGACGACACCGAGCGCGACGACAACGTCGCCGTGGTCTATCGCAAGTCGCTGCTCTACCTGGTTTCGCGCGCCTTCGAGGAGAAGGGGCGGGTGGTGCCGCTGCTGGGCATGGCGAAACACGCCGCGGCGGTCGACGCGCGCCTCGCCGCCAACCATCCCGGCAAGACGCTGCAGCGCTTCGTCACCGGCACCCACCCGCAGCAGACGCGCGCCGACTCCCACGGCGGCTTCGACAACGATCCGTTCACGATGAACCACATGCTGCAGCTGGTGCTCGGCGGGCCGCCGCCGCGACCGTTCGCGGCGGCGGATCTGGACGGTTACTGA